GGTGAAGTAGATCCAGTTGCGCACCTGCCACTCCATGTCCGTCCACTCGGGACGGCGTTCGTGCATCCACAGCCCGCCCTGGTTCCAGTAGCACTGAGCCGCCACGATCTCGCCAATATCTCCTGCGTGGATGCGCTCCATTGTGGCACGGTAGCTGTTCTGGTGCCTGCGCTGCGTTCCGGCGACGATGCCCAGGTTCTTTTTCCGCGCGATCTCGGAGGACTCCAGCACAGATCGGATGCCTGGAGCGTCCACCGCCACCGGTTTCTCCATGAAGACGTGTTTGCCTGCCTCCACCGCCGCTCGCAGATGCGCCGGCCGGAACGCGGGAGGCGTGGCCAGGATGACGATGTCTATCCCGCTGTCAATGACTTGCTGGTAGGCGTTCCATCCAACAAAGCAGCGCTCCGGCGTCACTTTGAACTTCTTTGCATGGTCGGCGTTTTTCTCTGCGTCGGATTTCAGAGTGGCCAGAGCGCTGTCCAGACGGTCCTTGAACAGGTCCCCCAGCGCCACCACCTCTACGTCCGGATGTGCGTTCATCGCGTTCAGGGCGGCGCCAGTGCCGCGTCCTCCGCAGCCCACTACGCCCACGCGCAGTTTACCGTTCCCCTGCGCGAAAGAGTAACCTCCCGCCGCCATTAGCGCCGCGCTCGTCGCCGAGATGGCGGAAGCCTTCAGGAAATCGCGGCGGCTCAGTGCCGCCCTGCCGCTCGTTGTTCTGATTACGTCATCCACTTCGATCAGCTCCCTCCTGACAGGGGTCTTTGCTCAACGCGGGGCATCGCTTTTGCCTCGCCGTCACTCAGCA
The sequence above is drawn from the Armatimonadota bacterium genome and encodes:
- a CDS encoding dehydrogenase, with translation MDDVIRTTSGRAALSRRDFLKASAISATSAALMAAGGYSFAQGNGKLRVGVVGCGGRGTGAALNAMNAHPDVEVVALGDLFKDRLDSALATLKSDAEKNADHAKKFKVTPERCFVGWNAYQQVIDSGIDIVILATPPAFRPAHLRAAVEAGKHVFMEKPVAVDAPGIRSVLESSEIARKKNLGIVAGTQRRHQNSYRATMERIHAGDIGEIVAAQCYWNQGGLWMHERRPEWTDMEWQVRNWIYFTWLSGDHIVEQHVHNIDVINWAMQTHPEKAMGMGGRQVRTDPAYGHIYDHFCIEFEYPNGARVMSMCRQIDGCANNVSERVVGTRGTSNCSGMIRGAVEWKYEGPNNSPYDDEHKDLILSIKEGQPLNEGVQIAESCLTAIMGRMAAYTGQVITWEQALNSQEDLMPPKLEFGPLPVPPVAMPGKTKFV